CCCGGTCGCGGCTGGGGAAGGCTGCGGCCGCCCGGGTGTCGCGGACGTTCAGCCCACGGCGGCCGCGGCGGCGTAGGAGCCGAGGATCACCACGCGCTTGCAGCGTTTCTCCAGGGAGGCGATGGCGCGCCTTACCCGGAGGTCTTCGCGGTGCCCCTCGAACTCCACGAAGAACACGTAGCCGCGTTCCTCGCCGGGCAGGGGAAAGGACTCGATCCAGGTCAGGTTCAGCTTCTGCTTCTTGGGGATCGTGAGCGCGTCGGCGAGGCCGCCCGGACGGTGCTCGATCTCGAACATGATCGCCGTCTTGTCGCGGCCCGTGCGGGCGGTATCGGCATGGCCGATGACGGCGAACCGTGTCGTGTTGCCCGCCACGTCCTCGATGTTCTCCGCGAGCAGCGAAAGTCCGTGGTGCACGCCCGCCTGCCGGCTGGCGATCGCCGCCGCATGGGGCGTGCGGGCTGCGGTCTCGGCGGCCACGCTGGTGCTCGTGACCTCGACGAGGCGGGCGGAGGGGAGGTGCCGGGCCAGCCAGTTGCGGCACTGCGACAGGGCCTGCGGCCGGCTGTAGACCTCTTCGATCGCCGACCGGTCGCAGGCGGCGAGGAGATTGTGGTGGATCCGCAGCGGCACCTCGGCGCAGATCTTCACCGGCAGGCGGGCGAGGTTGTCGAGCGTGTCGGCGATGCGGCCATCGGTGGAGTTCTCCAGCGGCACCACGCCGTAGTGGGAGTGGCCGGCACGGACCTCCTCGAAGGCGGCCGAGATGCTCGCCACGGGAACGAAGTCCACCGCGCTGCCGAAGCGGTGGAGTGCGGCGAGATGGCTGTAGGTCCAGGCCGGCCCAAGGTGGGCCACGCGGAGGTGCTGCTCGATGGCCCGGGAGCCGGAAATGAGCTCGCGCCAGATCGCCTTCAGGCTTTCGTTGGAGAGGGGGCCGCTGTTGCAGGAAACGACCCGTTCCAGCACCATCTCCTCGCGGGCGGGATCATAGGTCTGCTGCCCCGAGGACTTCTTCAGGTGCCCGATCTCGCGGGCCACCTCGGCCCGTTCGTTGGCGAGGGCCACGAGTTCCCGATCGATGCGATCGATCTGCTGGCGAAGGCTGGTGAGGCTCGCCGGGCGGCCAGCGGCCGGATCGGGGGCTTTTTCACTGGGGATTTTCGCCATCGGCTTGCGGTCGGCCAAAATGGCAGCCGTCCTGAACGGGTCGAAAACGGTCTCCGCGACCGCTGCCACAACTGTACTCCGAAGAAGTCCCGCGTAAACCCGGCCCGAGCCGGCCCCGGCGCTGGCCGGGCACCGTCCCGGCACGGCCTTTGCATTCCCTGCTGATGGCGGGATTCAAGGCCAAATGTGGCGTCGGCTCCGCCGGGCACACTCCAGCACGAGGGCAGCACCAACCATGGCGACCAAGCAGGGCGAAAAGATCATCGGCATCGATCTCGGCACCACCAACTCGGTGGTCGCGGTGATGGAGGGCAAGGAGCCGAAGGTGATCGCGAACAAGGAGGGCAATCGCCTCACGCCGAGCGTGGTGGCCTTCAACGACAAGGGGGAGACGCTCGTCGGGGACATCGCCCGCCGCCAGGCGGTGACGAATCCGAAGCGCACGATCTACTCGATCAAGCGGTTCATGGGCCGGCGGCACAACGAGGTCGCGGGCGAGGAGAAGATGGTTCCCTACGAGGTCGTCGGGGGGCCGGAGGACTACGTCAAGGTCAAGGCTGGCGACAAGGAGTTCACCCCGCCGGAGGTGTCGGCGAAGGTGCTCCGCGCCCTCAAGGAGTCCGCCGAGGCCTATCTCGGCCACAAGGTCAACAAGGCGGTGATCACCGTTCCCGCCTACTTCAACGACGCGCAGCGGCAGGCCACGAAGGACGCCGGCCAGATCGCCGGCCTGGAGGTGATGCGGATCATCAACGAGCCGACCGCCGCCGCCCTCGCCTACGGCCTGGAGAAGAAGGCCCAGGAAAAGATCGTGGTCTTCGACCTCGGTGGCGGCACGTTCGACGTGTCCGTGCTGGAAGTGGCCGACGGCGTGTTCCGTGTGATCAGCACCAACGGCGACACGCACCTCGGCGGCGACGACTTCGACCAGACGCTGATCAACCACGTGGCGGACCAGTTCAAGAAGGAGC
The DNA window shown above is from Planctomycetia bacterium and carries:
- a CDS encoding prephenate dehydratase; protein product: MAAVAETVFDPFRTAAILADRKPMAKIPSEKAPDPAAGRPASLTSLRQQIDRIDRELVALANERAEVAREIGHLKKSSGQQTYDPAREEMVLERVVSCNSGPLSNESLKAIWRELISGSRAIEQHLRVAHLGPAWTYSHLAALHRFGSAVDFVPVASISAAFEEVRAGHSHYGVVPLENSTDGRIADTLDNLARLPVKICAEVPLRIHHNLLAACDRSAIEEVYSRPQALSQCRNWLARHLPSARLVEVTSTSVAAETAARTPHAAAIASRQAGVHHGLSLLAENIEDVAGNTTRFAVIGHADTARTGRDKTAIMFEIEHRPGGLADALTIPKKQKLNLTWIESFPLPGEERGYVFFVEFEGHREDLRVRRAIASLEKRCKRVVILGSYAAAAAVG